One genomic window of Oncorhynchus clarkii lewisi isolate Uvic-CL-2024 chromosome 5, UVic_Ocla_1.0, whole genome shotgun sequence includes the following:
- the LOC139409049 gene encoding growth arrest and DNA damage-inducible protein GADD45 beta-like produces MTLEELVGCNITEKKMETVNQALEELLVAAQQQDCLTVGVYESAKLMNVDPDSVVLCVLATDEDVIPLQIHFTLIQAFCCDNDINILRVSGMSRLAQVLGEPSTADSNGNEPNDLHCILVTNTQCQSLKCQALQDVGNYCEESRCKNQWVPYLSLQER; encoded by the exons ATGACTCTGGAGGAACTCGTTGGATGCAATATCACTGAGAAAAA AATGGAGACCGTGAATCAAGCACTAGAAGAGCTGCTGGTGGCAGCGCAGCAACAAGACTGCCTGACTGTGGGAGTCTACGAGTCTGCAAAGCTGATGAATGT TGATCctgacagtgttgtgttgtgtgttctgGCGACTGACGAGGATGTCATTCCACTGCAGATTCACTTCACGCTCATCCAAGCCTTCTGCTGCGACAACGACATCAACATACTGCGTGTCTCCGGCATGAGTCGCCTCGCTCAGGTTCTTGGCGAGCCAAGCACCGCTGACAGCAACGGCAACGAGCCCAATGATCTGCACTGCATCCTTGTCACT AACACCCAGTGCCAATCTCTGAAATGCCAAGCGTTGCAGGATGTCGGCAACTACTGCGAGGAGAGTCGCTGCAAGAACCAATGGGTACCTTACCTGTCCCTGCAGGAGCGCTGA
- the LOC139410108 gene encoding leiomodin-2-like, translating into MERDWRTPQQEGREELSSPQAPKFAQEKDYGKSSYDFGKEHGVKKKPSGRREVPNNHPFSFFPPVPPPKDSLDFLPPPPPPPPPCVWPP; encoded by the exons ATGGAAAGAGATTGGAGGACACCTCAACAAGAGGGACGAGAGGAGCTGTCCTCACCTCAGGCACCTAAGTTTGCTCAA GAAAAAGACTATGGCAAAAGCAGCTATGACTTTGGCAAGGAGCATGGGGTTAAGAAGAAGCCAAGTGGCCGGCGAGAGGTACCAAACAATCACCCCTTTTCCTTCTTTCCTCCAGTGCCACCGCCCAAGGACTCTCTG GacttcctgcctcctcctcctccacctcctccaccgtGTGTATGGCCCCCCTGA